Below is a window of Pseudodesulfovibrio sp. 5S69 DNA.
TCTCCAGCCCGCCCGCGTAGGCGAAGTGCAGGGGCGTACCCTTGGCCCCGTCGAAATGGAGGTTGCGGACCACGATGAGCGGTCCGTCCTTGCCCGGCGGCGCGGTGTCCACGGGCAGGGGGGAGTAAAAGGTCCAGTCGCCGCCCGAGATGGTGGTCAGGGGCTCATCCGCTTCGTCCAGCCTGCCCAGGATGCGGACGTTCTTGGTGATCTTGACCCGCCCGTCCGCGCCGAAGTCGAACCGGCCGCGCAGCCGGACCGTGCCTCCCTTGTCCAGCGCGGCCTGTACGTTGGCCACGTCTCTGGCCGGGTCGCCCGTGCCCGTGACCACGGCGTCTTCGGCGCCGGCGGGGACGGCGAGAAAGAGGACAAGAAACAGGACGGTGAAGAAACGGTGCATGGGGTCTCCGTGCGGCTGGTCGTTCATTTTTGCGGCTATCTGAATGATTTTACCCCCTTTGGCGACGATGTTCAATGCGCTGACCGGCGTCCCGCGGGCGGCCCCTGCCCTCGCATCAATATTTATAATGGCGTTTATCAATTTGTTCGCGAACCATAAAGACCACGATGCATAACGGATGGCTGATACGGCCTGACAAGCGACCCGCGAGGGGGGGGGATAGCGATGCGTTTGAGAACCAGAATGACGTTGATGCAGGTGGCCACTGTTGTGGTGGTCATCGTGGCCCTCAGCCTACTCTCCATACAGGGATTGAGAGGGTATGCCGATGGACAGATGAAGGATTTCCGGCGTGAGCAGATGGAGGACGCCCGCCTGAATCTTGAGGACGCCGTCCAGATGGCCGAGGGTACCATCAAAAGATATTACGACCGCTCCCAGGACGTTGAGGGCTTGAAGCGGGACAGGGAAGAGGATCTGAAGCGGGTGGTGGACGTGGTCTACGGCCAGGTCAAAGCCTACTATGACGCCAACGCGGGCCGCCTGGATCAGGCAAACCTCATCCGGGGGCTGCGCCGTATCGTCGAGCCCGCCCGCTTCGACGGGGACAACTACGTCTGGGTGCAGAATCTCGACAACGTCATCCTGGCGCACCCCTCTGACGCCCTGCGGGACAAGGACATGTCCGGACTCAAGGACAAAAAGGGATTTCCGATCATCGCGGGCATGAGCGACATAGCCAGGAAAAACGGTCAGGGCGTGGTCGCCTATTGGTGGCCCAAGCCGGGCGAGGACGTGCCCAAGCTCAAGATATCCTACGTCCGCCTCCTGCCCGAGGCCGGATGGGCCATTGGGACCGGGGCCTGGATCGAGGACATCACCCAGGCCATGAAGAAGGAGGCCCTGCGCCAGGTGTCCAAGATGCGGCTCACGGACGGCAACTATTTCTGGGTCACCGACCTGACCCCCAAGATGGTCATGCATCCGATCAATCCCGGGCTGGACGGCAAGGACCTGAGCCGAGAACTGGACAGCAAGGGCAAACCGTTCTTCGTGGAGATGGCCGATGTCGCCAAGGCGGCGGGCCAGGGATTCGTGAGCTACTTCTGGACCAAGCCCGGCGAGCAGGGCGATTTCCCCAAGCTCTCCTTCGTCAAGCTGTTCAAGCCGTGGGGCTGGGTCGTGGGCATGGGCGTCTACGTCGACAACATCGACGCCGCCATCGCCGCCAAGCAGGCCGACCTGGACAAACGTATCGAGAGGATGATCCTCATGGTCCTGGGCATCGCCCTGCTGCTGGCTGTTCTCGGCGTGGTCGCGGGCATGATGAGCGCCCTTTCCGTGACCCGGACCTTGGGTGGAGAGCCTTCCGACATCGCCGGGATGGCCTCCCGGGTGTCCGAAGGGGACCTGACCATGGCCAAGGCCGACGACCGCGACCGGGGCGTGCTCAAGTCCATGCTCCAGATGGCCGATCGGCTGCGCGGCGTGGTCGGCGAGGTCCAGTGCGCCACGGACAACGTGGCCGCGGGCAGCGAACAACTCTCGGCTTCGTCCGAGACCCTGTCCCAGTCCACAGAGGAACAGGCCGCCTCCATCGAGGAGGTCTCCTCGTCCCTGACCGAGATCGTGGCCTCCATCCGCAAGAACGCGGACAACGCGGAAAAGACCAGCGAGATCGCGGACCAGACCAACCGGGAAATCCTCACCGGAGAGGAGTCCGTGCGCCGGACCGTGGGGGCCATGCGAGAGATTGCGGACAAGATTTCCTTCATTGAGGAGATCGCCCGGCAGACAAACCTGCTGGCGCTCAACGCGGCCATCGAGGCGGCCCGGGCCGGAGAGCACGGCAAGGGGTTCGCCGTGGTCGCCGCCGAGGTCCGCAAGCTGGCCGAGCGCAGCGGGACCACGGCCCAGGAAATCCGCGAGCTGTCCGCCTCCAGCGTGCAGGTGGCCGAGCAGACCGGCGACCTGTTCGCCCGGCTCACCCCGGAGATCGCCAAGACCGCCGAACTGATCAAGGACGTCTCCAAGGTCTGCTCCGAGCAGAACCACGGAGTCAGCCAGATCGAACGGGCCATGGGCCAGTTGGATACGGTCATCCAGCAAAACGCCATGGCCTCCGAGGAGATGGCCTCCACCGCCGAGGAACTGGCCGGACAGGCCACGACCTTGCAAAGCGCCATGCACTACTTCCATGTGGACAGCGTTGACCAGACCTGCGAACAGGCAAACTTCAAGGCCCTGCCGCCGGGCGGGGCATCCTGATCGATCCGAAGAGAAAGCCCCCTCGCGGTCTTCCGCGAGGGGGCTTTCTCTTGCGCTCTGCCGTGCCGGAGTCAGTACCCCTGGCGAAATTCCGAGGTCCGGCGGCCCGCTTCCCGGAAATTCCGGTCCCGTGCGTTGACCTTGTCCTGCTCGAACACCGCCCTGGCCACCGTCTCGCATGCCGCGCCGAGGTCCGCGCCGCCCGCGCGGATCCGCCTGACCTGCTCGTTGAGCGCGGACTCCACCGTGCGCTGGCCCGCCCAGGACGGATACAGCGCCCAATACCGGGCCGCCTCGTTCGCCCGGCCCAGTCTGGCCGCGGCATACCCCGCGTTCAGAAACGCGTCCGGAATTTCCTTGCGCTCCACGCATTCGGATAGCACGCGCAAGGCGTCCTCATACCGGCCCGTACGCGTGTAGCACACGCCCGCCATGGCCAGGTGCGAAGGCCGGACCTCGTCCGGCTTCCCGGCAAAATATTCGTCATAGGCCGCCGCGCCCTCGCTGAAGTACGTCTCGGCCTTGCCGAAATCGCTCCGCGCCTCGGCCGCGCGCCCGCGCTCGAAGTTCTTTTTGCCCTTGGTCTCGGGCCGTACCAGCTTGGAGAAGAATGTCATGGTAGGCACAATAGCGGTTTGCCGCCCCGAGGACAAGGGGGATGAGGGCGGCGGACGGGGCGCCGCCCCGAACCCCGCTGGGGCGCTGCCCCCGGCCCCCGGAGACAAAAAAGTGGGGACGCGCATTGCGCGTCCCCACTTTTTAATATTGATGAATCGGGGTGACTAGTCTTCGTCGGCGACGTAGTCGGAGATGGCGCATTCTGTGGTCAGCAGCATGCTGGACACGGACGCGGCGTTCTGCAGGGCGATGCGGGTGACCTTTTTGGGGTCGATGACGCCCTCTTTGACGAGGTCGGTGTATTCGCCGGTGGCGGCGTTGAAGCCGTTGTTGCCCTTGAGGGCCTTGACCTTTTCGACGACCACGGTGCCTTCGAGGCCGCAGTTGTTGGCGATCTGCTTGAGCGGCTCTTCGATGGCGCGGGCGATGATGTCGATGCCGGCCTGCTCGGTGTCGTTGTCGCCCTTGAGGTTCTTGAGGGCCTTGCCGGCGCGCACCAGGGCGGTGCCGCCGCCGGGGACGATGCCTTCGTCAACGGCCGCGCGGGTGGCGTTGAGGGCATCCTCGACGCGGTCCTTGCGTTCCTTCATCTCGATCTCGGTGGGGGCGCCGACCTTGACCACGGCCACGCCGCCGACCATCTTGGCCAGCCGCTCCTGGAGCTTCTCGCGGTCGTAGTCGCTGGTGGCGTTGTTGGCCATGTTGGAGATCTCGTCGCAGCGGGCCTCGATGGCCTTCTTGTCGCCGGCGCCGTCCACGATGAGGGTGTTCTTCTTGTCGACCACGACCTTCTTGGCGGTGCCGAAGTGCTCGGGGCGGATGGATTCCAGAGTCACGGCGGTGTCCTCGGAAACCGGGGTGGCGCCGGTCATGATGGCGATGTCGCGGACCATTTCCTTGCGGCGGTCGCCGAAGCCGGGGGCCTTGACGGCACAGACCTTGAGGGCGCCGCGCATGGCGTTGATGGTCAGCCCGGCCAGGGCCTCGTTTTCCACGGTCTCGGCGATGATCAGCAGGGGGCGGCTCGCCTTGGCCACGGCTTCGAGGATGGGCACGAGCGCCTTGATGTTGGAGATCTTGTTTTCGGACAGGAGGATGAACGGGTTCTCGAAGGTGACGTTCTGGTCTTCCTGGTTATTGACGAAATAGGGGGAAAGGTAGCCGTTATCCCACTGCATGCCCTCGACCACGTCCAGCTCGGTGGTCAGGCCCTGGGACTCTTCCACGGTGATGACGCCGTTGTTGCCGACCTTGTCCACGGCCTCGGCCAGGATCTCGCCGATGGTCATGTCGTTGTTGGCGGAGATGGAGCCGACCTGGGCGATCTCGGAGGTCTTCTTGATGGGCTTGGCCATCTGGTCGAGCTCCTCGACCACGGCGGCCACGGCGGCGTCGATGCCGCGCTTGAGGGACATGGGGTTGCGGCCGGCGGCCAGGAGCTTGACGCCCTCGTTGAACACGGCCTGGGCCAGGATGGTGGCGGTGGTGGTGCCGTCACCGGCGATGTCGTTGGTCTTCTTGGCCACTTCCTTGACCATCTGAGCGCCCATGTTTTCGAGCTTGTCCTCAAGGTCGATTTTCTCGGCCACGGTCACGCCGTCCTTGGTCACCTGGGGCGCACCCCAGGTCTTTTCGAGCATGACGTTGCGGCCCTTGGGGCCCAGGGTGACCTTGACGGCGTCGGCCAGGGTGTTGACGCCGCGCTGCATGCCCTCGCGGGCTACCGCTTTGTAATCAATTGCTTTAGACATTGTTCCAAGTCCCTATGAAAAGTGGTTGTCAGTGATTGTAGTCAGCTTCGCAAAACCGTTCAGAAAGGTTCGAGTGCGAGGCGCAAAAAAGAATCAAGGCCGAAACGTAGTCTTCCTACGCGAGGATTTGATTCTTTTGCAGCAACGAAGCAATCGGGCCTTTATGGGCGGTTTTAGGCGAAGACGCCGAGGATGTCGTCCTCACGCATGATAATCAGATCGTCGCCGTCCATGCTGAATTCGCTGCCGGCGTACTTGGCGAACAGGACGATATCGCCGTCCTTGACGGTCTTGCACTCGGGGCCTGCGGCCACGACGATACCGTTCTGGGGCTTTTCCTTGGCGGAATCCGGGATGTAGATGCCCCCGGCGGTCTTTTCCTCTTCTTCCTTCCTCTGGACGATGACGCGGTCATTGAGCGGTTTCAAACCCATGAAAAGTCTCCTTATGCTGTCTTCACCGCAAGCAGTGGCGGCGTATGTTTCGACTGGGCCAAGAGATAAGTATGGTGAGGGCGGTGTCAACAGGCGGGCGGAATATTTTTTCCTGACCGTTCCGGAGGCGCGGTTGAAATCCCCACCGAAGCAGGGTAGTGCTGTAAATAGAAAAAACCGAATAAGCAAAGCAAACAGGAGCAAGTACAGGATGGAACCCGCGCTAAAACGGCTGGTGGTGGTCTCGAATCGGCTTCCTGTCGCCCTCCGCAAGGAAGAGGACGGCTGGAAGATCAAACAGGGCTCGGGCGGGTTGGTCACGGCCATGGCCCCGGTGCTCAAAAACCGGGGGGGCATGTGGATCGGCTGGTCCGGAGCCACGGACTCCGAGGCCGACATGGACGAGCTCCTGGCCGACTTCACGGAGGAGGCCGGGTACGAGTTGTGCACCGTGCCCCTGACCGAGAAGGACGTGGACGGCTACTACTACGGCTTTTCCAACGAGATCATCTGGCCGTTGTTCCACGACCTGCAGAGCCTCTGCCGTTTTCATCCCCGTTACTGGCGCACCTACCTGGACGTGAATTTCAAGTTCGCCGAGGCCGTGGCCCGGCGCTCCTCGCCCGAGGATTACATCTGGATCCAGGACTACCACCTCATGCACCAGGCCTTTTTCCTCAAGTCCATGGGGGTCAGGCGCAACACCGGGTTCTTTCTGCACATCCCCTTTCCGCCGCCGGACATCTTCATGAAGCTGCCGTGGCGGTCCAAGCTCATCCAGGCCCTGACCGAATTCGACCTGGTCGGCTTCCAGACGGTCCAGGACCGGCGCAACTTCGTGGGCAGCCTGCACCGGCTCATGCCCGAGGCCAAGGTCGAGGGCCGCGGCGCGGTGGTGACCATCAACCTGGGCAACCGCTCGTTCCGGGCCGGGGCGTTCCCCATTTCCATCGACTACGCCCAGTTCACGGAGATGGCCGGGCGGGCCGACGTGGTCCAGAAGGCCTTCGACCTCAAGGAGGCGCTCCGGCACCGCAAGATCATTCTCGGCGTGGACCGGCTGGACTACACCAAGGGTATCCCCGAGCGCATCCGCTCCATCCAGACCCTGCTGCGCCGCTATCCCGATCTCAAAGGCAAGGTGAACTTCATCCAGATCGCGGTCCCGAGCCGCGAGGAGGTGGACGAGTACAAGGATCTGCGGACCGAGATCGAGCAGTTGGTCGGCCGGGTCAACGGCGAGTTCTCCTTTCCCGGCTGGGTGCCGGTCCATTATCACTACCGCAGCCTGCCGCACGAGGATTTGGTGGCCTACTACGCCGCGGCCGACGTGGGACTGGTCACGCCGCTGCGCGACGGCATGAACCTGGTGGCCAAGGAGTACTGCGCCTGCAACAACAAGGGCGACGGGGTCCTGGTCCTGAGCGAGTTCGCCGGGGCCGCGGCCCAGCTCCAGCGGCACGCCTACCTGGTCAACCCGTACGACGTGGAGGGCATCGCCAAGGCCCTGCACCGAGCCCTGCACTGGCCGCTGGAGGAGCGCAAGGTACATATGACCCGGCTGCGCGAGCAGATCCGCCGCAGCAATATCTTCCGCTGGGTGGACTCCTTCCTTCGGGCGGGCATCGCCAAGTCCCTGGAGGACTTCCCCGAGGCGGAAACCGTGCACTTCAACAGGATGTGACGTGCTCGTCCTCAAGTGTGCCGACTGCCGCCGCAAGCTCTGGAGGTACCGCAAAATCGGCCAGGGCGAGGTGCACCGCTGCCACAAGGACCGCATCGACAGGATATGGAACCTGGAGGAGCGGGACGGCAAGGTGTTCTGTCCCTGCGGCCGGGCCGTGGGCATCGACCGGGGGAGCCACTACACCATGGACAGGAAGGCCTTCACCTACAAGGGAACCAAAACCAACGGTTGACAGGCGGTCGCCCTTTCGGAAAAGGTATGCATATGAATATAATGGAACCCGCGTACAAGGAGCTCGCCTTGAAGACCCGTATATTGATCCCGGCCCTGATGCTGACGTTGTTACTGGCCACCGCGGCAGCGGCCGCGACCGCTCCGTCGGAGTCCGCCCAGCCCGCCGTGGAGGACTGCGGCTCCATCCCCTGGGGCGCGCCCATCGCCACCGTGGAGGAGATCACCTACTCCCACACCGTGGCCGGGGTAAAGTACTACAAGGTGACCAAGACTGAGCCGTGCGGGGTGTTCAACATCCAGGGCGCGAACGTGACCTACGGCTTCCGCGACGGCCGGCTCTACACCGTGCTGGTGGAGATCGCCAAGGTCCAGGACATCAAGCAGGTGGTGGCCACCCTGATGGATTCCTACGGGCTGCCCGACCACAAGCAGTCGGACGGCTGGGACGAGTACCGCTGGGAGACCGCCACCCTCAAGGTCAAGCTCAAGAGCCAGTTCTCCACGGACCGCATCAAGATCGGCATGTACTACAAGCCGCTGATCCCCAAGGAGTAGCGGCCGTCTGACCTCTTTTCGCGGGGCCGTCCCGGAACGGGGCGGCCTTTTGCTCCATTTGCCTTTGGCCGGGCCGTGCTTATCCTCTGCGGGGAGGAATCCATGTCGAAACAGATGAAGAATTTCCTGACCGTCGCCGGGATCATCATCCTGGGGGCGTTTCTCGCTTTCCTGTACGACTGCATCACCGGGCTGGCCGACTTCGCCGGGCGCATCAACCCGGCGCTGGCGCCCTGGGTCTTCTGGGGGCTGCTGGCCGTGGTCCTCGCCTCGCTCGCCTGGTGGGCGGCGCTTGTCCTGGTCCGGCCCAAGCCGCTCCTGGTCCACGCCGATCCCACGCCCGAGGAGCTGGCCGGGTTCCGGCGGGAACTCGTCAAGCGGCTGTCCAGAAACCGCGTGCTCAGGGACTCGGGGGTCGCGGTGCGCGACGAATCGGGCCTGGAGCTCGGACTCGAGGTCCTGCGCAAACGGGCGGACGAGGAGATCCGCAGCACCGCCAAGCGCGTGTTCATCGGCTCGGCCGTGTCCCAGAACGGGCGCCTCGACTCCCTGGTGGTCCTCTTTCTCATTTCGCGCCTGGCCTGGCGCATCTCCAAGCTTTACGCCCAGCGGCCGCACTACCGCGAGCTGGTCAATCTGTACGTGAACATCGCGGCGACCTCGTTTTTGGCCGGGTCCATCGAGGAGTTCGGCATCGAGGAGTACATCCACGAACTCATGGGTCCGCTGGTGGCCGGGTCGGCCCTGGGGGTCATGCCCGGGGCCGAGGCCGTGGCCTCCACCGTGACCAGCTCCATCCTGAGCGGCTCGACCAACGCGTTGCTGGCCATGCGCTGCGGCATCGTGGCCCGCAACTACATGAGCCTGGACCTGGACCGTCGCGGGGCCATGCGCCGGTCCGCCACCCTGGAGGCGGCGCGCATGTTCATGTCCATCTCCAGCGAGACCGTGACCCAGGTGACCAAGCTGCTGGTCAAGGGCTCGTCCAGGGCGGTCAAGGGCGGGGCAAAGAAGGCCTTCACCTCGGTGGGCAAGGGCGTCTCCGGGGCCGCCGGGAGCGTCGGGCGCGGCGTGTCGGGCGCGGCCGGAGCCGTGGGCAATGGAGCCAAGAGCGTAGGCCGGGGGGCGAAGACTGTCGGGCGCGGGGTCACGGGCACCGCCCGCTCGGCGGTGGACGGCGTGGACCGGGCCCTGGACAAGGCTGTGGACGCCACGACCGGAGCGGCGAGGCAGTCGGCCCGCAAGATCCGCGATGCGGCGGACGGGGCCGGTCGGCTGGCCAAAAAGGCGGGGGGAGCCGTGACCGGGGCGGCCGGTTCGGCCAAGGGCGCGTTACGCTCCACGGGCAAGTCCGTGGAAAAGGGCATGCGCTCGGTGCGCGACACGCTGCTGCGTCGGAAGAAGAGGCCGGAGAAGCCGAAGGAACCGTTCGAAGACGGTTAGAGCACGCGCCGCGCGCCCAGGAAATGTTCCATCCAGAAGGGTGAATTGAGACTCGATTCCATGACCCGCTTGCCGGAGCTGGGGGAGTGCACGAACGTGCCCCGGTCGGTGACGATGCCCACGTGCAGGGACTTGCCGTCCTTGTCCACTTGGTGGAAGACCAGGTCGCCGGGCCGGATGTCGGCGCGCCTGACCGGGTTGCCCGCGCCGAGTTGCTGCCAGGATATACGCGGCAGGTCGACCCCGTTCTCGTGGTAGACGTACCAGATGAATCCCGAGCAGTCGAAGCCGGTCCCGGGCGAGTAGCCGCCCCACTTGTACGGGGTGCCGACCAGCGAGCGGGCCAGGCGGATGATCTTCCGGGCCTCGGGCGTGGCGGGCGCGGGCCGGACCGCGGCCTCGGGCGGAGCCGGCGCGACCGGGGCCGTCGCGGCGCAAGCGCAGAGCAGGAGCGCGCAAGCCGCGAGCCCGAGCGCGGTGAACCGTCCCCTCGTCCTGCCCGCCTGCATCGAGCGGCCTAGGGCCTGCGTTTGATCCGCAGGAAGGACTTGACCGAACGCACGCCGGGCACGGACTTGGCGTAATCGATGATCTTGTCGCGCTCGGTCGCCGAACCGACGATGCCGAGCAGGACCACATGGCACTGCACGGTCTTGATCTCCACGTTGGTGGACCAGATGTCCTTGTCCTCGACGAGCAGGCTCTTAACCTTGGCGTAGATGTTCAGATTGTCCGTGGTGCCGCACGAGTCGTCGGCCTTCTTGGGCAGCAGGTAGGTGGTCACCGAACGCACGCCTTCCACGGACTTGGCGATCTGGATGGCCCGGTCCACCTGGGCGCGGGATTCGTACTCGCCCACGATGTAGACCATTCCCTCATAGCTGGACGCGTCGAAGTCCATGTACTTGACGAGATCGTCGGCCAAAAAGTCCTTTTCGATGAGAAAGGCGATCTTTTCGTCGTTGGCGTAGTCGCCCACGTTACGCTCCTCCACGGCCACGTCGTAGACCGTGCAGCCGTTGGCGAACAGGCCCACGGCCAGGAGCATCAGGATCGAAAATATCAGTTTGTATCGGTGCATGGGATTCCCCCTGGGTTTTTCTAGATTATCTCTATACCGGTTTCGCGGTGCGCTGGCAACAACGGCGCTCGGTCCCCATTGACCCGGTGCACGTATTTCCGCATACTCCCCATACTGCCATTGGAGGTGGCTCGATGCAACGAATTTGGTTTGTTCTCATGGTCATTCTGGCGGGCTTGCTCCTGGCGGCCTGCGGTCCCAAGCGGCCCGTGCTCTATCCGAACGCGCACCTGGACAAGGTCGGCATGCAGGTGGCCCAGGCCGACATCGACGACTGCATCATGAAGGCCGAGGCCGCCGGGGCCAACGCCACCGACGCGGGCGCGGCCGCCGGGAACGTGGCCAGGTCCGGGGCCATCGGTGCCGCAGCAGGGGCCGTATTCGGGGCGATCATGGGCAACAGTGTGGGCCGCGCCGCTGCTGCCACGGGCGGTGCCGCCGCTGCCGGGAGCGCGGTCAACGAGGGCTTCAAATCCGGCGACCCGACAGCCATCCACAAGAATTTCGTCGAACGCTGCCTGCGCGAAAAAGGCTATGACGTCATCGGCTGGAAATAGGAGGAGACCATGAACCGCCCGCT
It encodes the following:
- a CDS encoding methyl-accepting chemotaxis protein, which gives rise to MTLMQVATVVVVIVALSLLSIQGLRGYADGQMKDFRREQMEDARLNLEDAVQMAEGTIKRYYDRSQDVEGLKRDREEDLKRVVDVVYGQVKAYYDANAGRLDQANLIRGLRRIVEPARFDGDNYVWVQNLDNVILAHPSDALRDKDMSGLKDKKGFPIIAGMSDIARKNGQGVVAYWWPKPGEDVPKLKISYVRLLPEAGWAIGTGAWIEDITQAMKKEALRQVSKMRLTDGNYFWVTDLTPKMVMHPINPGLDGKDLSRELDSKGKPFFVEMADVAKAAGQGFVSYFWTKPGEQGDFPKLSFVKLFKPWGWVVGMGVYVDNIDAAIAAKQADLDKRIERMILMVLGIALLLAVLGVVAGMMSALSVTRTLGGEPSDIAGMASRVSEGDLTMAKADDRDRGVLKSMLQMADRLRGVVGEVQCATDNVAAGSEQLSASSETLSQSTEEQAASIEEVSSSLTEIVASIRKNADNAEKTSEIADQTNREILTGEESVRRTVGAMREIADKISFIEEIARQTNLLALNAAIEAARAGEHGKGFAVVAAEVRKLAERSGTTAQEIRELSASSVQVAEQTGDLFARLTPEIAKTAELIKDVSKVCSEQNHGVSQIERAMGQLDTVIQQNAMASEEMASTAEELAGQATTLQSAMHYFHVDSVDQTCEQANFKALPPGGAS
- a CDS encoding tetratricopeptide repeat protein, whose translation is MTFFSKLVRPETKGKKNFERGRAAEARSDFGKAETYFSEGAAAYDEYFAGKPDEVRPSHLAMAGVCYTRTGRYEDALRVLSECVERKEIPDAFLNAGYAAARLGRANEAARYWALYPSWAGQRTVESALNEQVRRIRAGGADLGAACETVARAVFEQDKVNARDRNFREAGRRTSEFRQGY
- the groL gene encoding chaperonin GroEL (60 kDa chaperone family; promotes refolding of misfolded polypeptides especially under stressful conditions; forms two stacked rings of heptamers to form a barrel-shaped 14mer; ends can be capped by GroES; misfolded proteins enter the barrel where they are refolded when GroES binds) codes for the protein MSKAIDYKAVAREGMQRGVNTLADAVKVTLGPKGRNVMLEKTWGAPQVTKDGVTVAEKIDLEDKLENMGAQMVKEVAKKTNDIAGDGTTTATILAQAVFNEGVKLLAAGRNPMSLKRGIDAAVAAVVEELDQMAKPIKKTSEIAQVGSISANNDMTIGEILAEAVDKVGNNGVITVEESQGLTTELDVVEGMQWDNGYLSPYFVNNQEDQNVTFENPFILLSENKISNIKALVPILEAVAKASRPLLIIAETVENEALAGLTINAMRGALKVCAVKAPGFGDRRKEMVRDIAIMTGATPVSEDTAVTLESIRPEHFGTAKKVVVDKKNTLIVDGAGDKKAIEARCDEISNMANNATSDYDREKLQERLAKMVGGVAVVKVGAPTEIEMKERKDRVEDALNATRAAVDEGIVPGGGTALVRAGKALKNLKGDNDTEQAGIDIIARAIEEPLKQIANNCGLEGTVVVEKVKALKGNNGFNAATGEYTDLVKEGVIDPKKVTRIALQNAASVSSMLLTTECAISDYVADED
- a CDS encoding co-chaperone GroES; this translates as MGLKPLNDRVIVQRKEEEEKTAGGIYIPDSAKEKPQNGIVVAAGPECKTVKDGDIVLFAKYAGSEFSMDGDDLIIMREDDILGVFA
- a CDS encoding alpha,alpha-trehalose-phosphate synthase (UDP-forming) — its product is MEPALKRLVVVSNRLPVALRKEEDGWKIKQGSGGLVTAMAPVLKNRGGMWIGWSGATDSEADMDELLADFTEEAGYELCTVPLTEKDVDGYYYGFSNEIIWPLFHDLQSLCRFHPRYWRTYLDVNFKFAEAVARRSSPEDYIWIQDYHLMHQAFFLKSMGVRRNTGFFLHIPFPPPDIFMKLPWRSKLIQALTEFDLVGFQTVQDRRNFVGSLHRLMPEAKVEGRGAVVTINLGNRSFRAGAFPISIDYAQFTEMAGRADVVQKAFDLKEALRHRKIILGVDRLDYTKGIPERIRSIQTLLRRYPDLKGKVNFIQIAVPSREEVDEYKDLRTEIEQLVGRVNGEFSFPGWVPVHYHYRSLPHEDLVAYYAAADVGLVTPLRDGMNLVAKEYCACNNKGDGVLVLSEFAGAAAQLQRHAYLVNPYDVEGIAKALHRALHWPLEERKVHMTRLREQIRRSNIFRWVDSFLRAGIAKSLEDFPEAETVHFNRM
- a CDS encoding DUF697 domain-containing protein, which gives rise to MSKQMKNFLTVAGIIILGAFLAFLYDCITGLADFAGRINPALAPWVFWGLLAVVLASLAWWAALVLVRPKPLLVHADPTPEELAGFRRELVKRLSRNRVLRDSGVAVRDESGLELGLEVLRKRADEEIRSTAKRVFIGSAVSQNGRLDSLVVLFLISRLAWRISKLYAQRPHYRELVNLYVNIAATSFLAGSIEEFGIEEYIHELMGPLVAGSALGVMPGAEAVASTVTSSILSGSTNALLAMRCGIVARNYMSLDLDRRGAMRRSATLEAARMFMSISSETVTQVTKLLVKGSSRAVKGGAKKAFTSVGKGVSGAAGSVGRGVSGAAGAVGNGAKSVGRGAKTVGRGVTGTARSAVDGVDRALDKAVDATTGAARQSARKIRDAADGAGRLAKKAGGAVTGAAGSAKGALRSTGKSVEKGMRSVRDTLLRRKKRPEKPKEPFEDG
- a CDS encoding C40 family peptidase codes for the protein MQAGRTRGRFTALGLAACALLLCACAATAPVAPAPPEAAVRPAPATPEARKIIRLARSLVGTPYKWGGYSPGTGFDCSGFIWYVYHENGVDLPRISWQQLGAGNPVRRADIRPGDLVFHQVDKDGKSLHVGIVTDRGTFVHSPSSGKRVMESSLNSPFWMEHFLGARRVL
- a CDS encoding BON domain-containing protein, which codes for MHRYKLIFSILMLLAVGLFANGCTVYDVAVEERNVGDYANDEKIAFLIEKDFLADDLVKYMDFDASSYEGMVYIVGEYESRAQVDRAIQIAKSVEGVRSVTTYLLPKKADDSCGTTDNLNIYAKVKSLLVEDKDIWSTNVEIKTVQCHVVLLGIVGSATERDKIIDYAKSVPGVRSVKSFLRIKRRP